AGATGGGCCACAAGACCTGCTCGCTCGTCCTCACCAACAACGGCGAGAAGTGCGAGATGTTCTTCTCCGACGGCCAGGTCAACCACGCCGTCTACGGCGCGACCAAGGGCGACGACGCCGTCTACAAGGCGCTCGCCTGGCAGACCGGCACCTTCCAGATCGATTTCACCGGCCGCTCCGGCGAGCAGACCTGCACCCGCTCCACCCAGGGCCTGCTGATGGAAGGCCTGCGCCTGCTCGACGAAGCCAATCGCGACCAGGAAGAGAACGTCCTCGAAGCGTAGTCTCGGGTTTCGCGTTTCAAGTTTCGAGTACGGCTTGAAACTCGAAACCTGAAACTTGAAACGTCCCCTCATGACCGCCGCCGTCCTGACCATCTCCGATTCCGCGCACCGCGGCGAGCGCCAGGACCTCTCCGGGCCGAAGGTCGTCGCGCTGCTCAAGAAGAAGAAGTTCGAGGTGGTGACCGCGGGCGTCGTCTCCGACGAACAGCCGGTCATCGAGCACGCGCTGCGGCGGTTGGCGGCCAAGGCGCGGCTGGTCGTGACCACCGGAGGGACCGGCGTCGCGCCGCGCGACGTCACGCCGGAAGCCACCCGCGCCGTCTGCGAGCGGCTGGTCGAAGGCCTGGCCGAGCGCATGCGCGCCGCCGGCGCCAACAAGACGCCCTTCGCCGCGCTCAGCCGCGGCGTCTGCGGCACGCTCGGCACCTCGCTCATCGTGAATCTCCCCGGCGCGCCCCGGGCGGCGACGGATTCGCTCACCGCCATCATC
This genomic interval from Terriglobales bacterium contains the following:
- a CDS encoding MogA/MoaB family molybdenum cofactor biosynthesis protein translates to MKRPLMTAAVLTISDSAHRGERQDLSGPKVVALLKKKKFEVVTAGVVSDEQPVIEHALRRLAAKARLVVTTGGTGVAPRDVTPEATRAVCERLVEGLAERMRAAGANKTPFAALSRGVCGTLGTSLIVNLPGAPRAATDSLTAIIELLPHALDLLAGNTAHK